Below is a genomic region from Salmo salar chromosome ssa11, Ssal_v3.1, whole genome shotgun sequence.
ACTCCTGATATGTTTGAGGTCTCTTTCAGAGTATTAAAACATTTCTGGGCTAAATTCACCTCTGAGCAACCAATGTTATCTTTAGAGAAAATCACATATCTAAGTGTTGAAATGGACATTTAAAAACTGCATGGATGGGGATTTGCTCTTAAATTAGTGACTCGGTCTGCTAAGTACACTGCTGAACCGAATGTCACTGTAAAACATAGCTGAGAGTCAAGTCTTGCTTTGACTCCCAAGCTGTTAACCAATTGCTCACTCTCATTCACATTGTCCCAACTTAAAATCCTGTAACAAAAACATTTACCTGGTCTATACTCCAATACTGCAATTCACAAGAAATATTCAAGTGAATCATGTGGGGTAAATGGCGGCAAGATTGTGTTGCACGGTATACCGGTAATAAAAGGTACCAAAACGGATGATCTTTATAATACCAACATTTTAGAACCCCATTGTACCGTTTCACGATACTACCGACTTGTTCAGCCCTGCCGATCTAAAGAGCCTGCTGGCGCCTGTTTAAAgtcatgtttaaatgtttaaagtCAATTTTGTTAATAGATTCAGTTGAATTTAAGCAACAGCCACTAACTAGTCTCTTGTATGCGCAGGTCCAATGATATCCACTTCTGTCATTCGCGTATCAGGTGTCGCAGCTGTAATCAGTGCGTTGCATCCACTaacagccctcactcacctgcttctctctgtccgcTCTTCAAGCACGTCTATTCCTCCgtcagtttaaaaaatatatagtcGATGGCGAGCGAGGAAGCAGACGAGTCTTCTGTTAGATGTGTACATTTGTTACTTTGGAGTAGCGAGCAATGTTGAATACAATTCATCGCCTGTTATTACCGAGAGCACAAACCAGTCCGAGTAGTTCACAGGCATGCCGTGTCAGAGGTGAAATGGAGCACCCTTTCGAGACAGGCATGCTTTACAGGAACAACAAAAAACGTCGTCTTTAGTTGGCCTAAACGTTCAAAAAATATTACCCATATTATTAACGGAATGCCTTTTTTCCCCTTCCTATCGGGATTCGCCGCATTTTATGTAATTTCACAAACCATGTCGTGGGCCGTTTTAAACTAATCCCGGGTTGCTAATTATTGGTTTGATACAAACAACGTTCAATCATGTTATCTAGCTAGCCAACAACCTGGTAATTGACAGTAGGCTTAGGCACATTTGATTGGCACAGGAAGAAAGGAAAAGAGTTTGCTACTCATGACATGTGCTTCAAAAGGTAGGATTCATATAGGCCTAAACTATATAAAAAAAATCGATTACTTTCTGGTATTCCTTaaattctgtttggtgcctatcCTTTTAAAAGTTGTTAGCATGGGAGTATGTGTGTTTGTTGCAGGGAGAGTTGTGTATGAGCGTGAGGAAGTGTCTTAACTGAAGAGTaattacacggaacccaaaccggctgcgcacgtgcgccatcgtgcatacatttattttgtcccccaacAGCAAACATGATcacgacacacaggttaaaatatcaaaacaaactctgaaccaatgacattcatttggggacaggtcgaaaagcattaaacatgtatggcaatttagcttgcacttgctagctaatttgtcctatttagctagcttgctattgctatataatttgtcctgggatataaacattgttgtaattttacctgaaatgcacaaggtcctctactccgacaagcCACAGATAAAACGGCCAACccaatcgtttctagtcatctctcctccttccaggctttttcatctttgaacttatatggtgatcgcatctaaactttcatagtattaccacgatgaCCGGCAAAACAGTTGTCTTTCAatcataaccaatgaggagatggcacgtgggtacctgcttctataaaccattgaggagatgggaggagttctattttagcccttggcatcgcagacgctagttggcgcacgcgagcagtgtgggtgcaatatttGAATAACAttgatttctaaatttattttgcgacgctcgcgcacgcgatgtgtccggtctggtcagcatgtaaagGTTTCaagcagtgttttccccttactgacaaaaaaaatgtattaaatgtatgcattcactactgtaagtcgctctggataagagcatctgctaaatgactaaaatgtaaagacatgcagatcattatgcatgtATATTCCTCCAGCCAAATATGACCAAGTCAGCCATTCTATTATACACTAAACAGTGTGAAGTTAAATTCAATGTGTGAATTACAGTGACAGGTTTTTGGAGAACGTTTAGGAAACAAGCTTCCGAGGGACAGGGCGAACAGGATGCTCGGCCACTTATTATTTTTACAACGTGGCATCATGATACTTGGCCTGATGTAAAAATGGTTTGTAAAATGTTGGTATTGTGACAAGCCTAGTAAGTTTAGAAATACATTGTATGCGGTTGGTTATAGTATGGAGAGTACGaaagataaaaatatatatacacaattaCCACACATTCATTATCTCATTGCAATGTGCCTGGTAATAATGAAGTTCTAGCTTGATTTGTCACACCTAGGTGaatattcaaatcaaatgaaaaGGCACAACTTAATGTCAAGTTGACTTTTAAAACAAGCACCCCTAAGAAAAGCATTATCAAACAATGGATTTACATTGAATATCCAACAACGCTTCACATGGTAGAAATCCGATGCACCAAACCACTTTGAACATTTCAACATAAAACTCTCATGGGGATGGTTGGTGACAGTCTAGGAAAAACGTAGAATACACTGTGCCAAAGTCATAGATGTACTTTCTTGTAACAAAGTATTGTTTTAAGGCAACTTCCCGCCTCGTAACTGCTTGAAGAACCTTGTCCGAAGTTTAAAAGTCCTGATACATTGTAACACAGGGGAAATGTCTACAGCTGTAGAGCCTGACTTGTTTTGCAATGTTTTTATAAAATTGTCACTGTCTAATGGTTGTAGAACATGCAGTTTTTCGAGAGTTCGGTCTTCATTCAGCCACCGTCCCGGTCCTTGTATTTCCTTCAAAGTGAGAAGACCCATGGCAGGGTTGGAACTAAAACCAACTGCTGCCTTGGCCCTCTGAACTGGGCCTTGTATTCATAGCAGCGTTTTGGTGCGTCTTATGGTTGGTGAAGCCATCTCCAATACTCTATCTGACAGCATGTCACATGATGCGTGTATGTATGAGAGCATGTGTCGAGGAAAAAAAAAAGGTAAAACAACTTTGGCCCATGCATTATCTAACTTGATGTTGGGTTTCGAAAGTCAGAGCACCCTGTTTACATGGCAATTGACAACCTAGCCCTCGTAGGTTTCGTCGATAGCTATCTTTATCGGTTTTCTTTCCACAGAACCAAGTGAATGCTATGGTCAGGCATGCTCGTGGCGAACACGAGGCCAGAGTCATTTCGCCCATCCAGCCCATTGAGCCAGGAGGTGACTCCCGGCAGGAAGCTGGAACCTCGTTTGGACTTCCTGTAGGCAGGCAGAGGCCAACGACCCGTTATCTTTTCTGTCCTCAGGTCCATGACATACAGGAAGTCGGTGTCGAAGAGGAGCGAGAACACCTCGCCGAAGCTGAGCAGGGAAAGGTTGGCGGGGTCCTGCGTTTTGATGACCCTGGAAAGAAGGAGATTCAGCAACTGATTGTTGGCAGGTATGAAGGGCTCCGTTACATTCCATGTATGAACACCCACAAAACTCCTTTTGTTCGCAACCATGGATATTGTGAGTCATATACTCCAAAGTTCTGAGGATTTTGTGGCTTATTCACAGCAAGTCTAGCAAGGAATCAAGTCGTTTACAACCTGGTTGTTTTGAGGGTTAAAGTTCTGTTTCTATCAGGAAACAAGGCCCTGGGCAGTTTACCTGAGGATATCGAAGCTGGCAAAGTCCCACTGGTAGACCCCCAGGTCCGAGCTACAAACGACATAGCGGCCGTCAAACTGCAGGCGAGGCTGCAGACACACACTACGGTCCTCTGACACGGACAAGGTCTTCAAGCACTTGCAGTTGATTTCCCTGCCTATAGgccaaacctatgaaataaccaatgatacacacacattcatttgTTTATATGTGTGGGAATATATGCATCTCTGTAGAGAAAACAGCACTGTGGTCAAAATGTGCTGAGGGGCACACTGTATGGAGCCATCTTACATATTACAGTGACAAAAGACAAAGCACAGGGTTAAATTATTGCATGAAAGTTGAATGGCAGCAGATGCAAAGAAGAACAAATTAATTAACCATATTACCTTTATTTCATATTTGTCAGCACTCAACAGAATGTAGTCACCAGGACAGTGCACCATGGATTCTACTTCACTCTTCTGAAGAATCACCTACACAGTGGAAATGGTTTGATAGTCTTAATATGTGAGACAAGTTGGGTCCTTCATCTAGTATTCTTATTGAACACTGGGTAGCTTGCAGTTTGTAAACTAAATgtaccagaagaaaaaaaaaagctgtGAATGTGCTAGATAGGGCTTTACTATCGATTAACACTGCAAAACCTTCTTTCATCCATTTCACAGGCATTTGCACAAGACAATGGGCACaatcactgatctacaaatcaccttgcatcccaAATATCTACTCAAGATTAGCAAAAAATGTGGTGCAATTCTGCCCCAGGTCCTCAACAGGTACCCACAAACATGCCGATTAAATTTTCCAGCAATCCTTAACATAACCAAGGACAGGAGGTTGATAGGCAGGTTTACCTTGGTGACCCACTCAGTATGTCCCGTGAGGGTGTTGAGGCAGGCGCCTGCCGACAGGGACCACACCTTCACAGAGAAGTCGGCCGAGCCGCTCACCAGCGTGTCCAGGTCATCCTTGTAGTCCACGCTGAACACTGCCAGAGGCAAGGAGAGAGACCTGGCTTTGGTACACCAACACACATGGCTCTGCcatttatgaccatcataattcGTAGCCTTAAGAATTTTTTGGGGTTGTAAAATAGAGCTATTTAGACACTGATAAGTTCTCTACAACCGGTCTATGGAGGCTACATGGAGTGGTAGCTCCCACGCATAAAATCAGAGTTCATATCTGCCTGTCAATCAAAAACCCACAGATCAGCACAGTCCAGCTGTCTCTAGGAAACAATGCCTAACTCACAAAATGTATTTCCTAAAACCCAAATGAACAATGGACGTAACACCCCTAAGTCAGCAACTGGGAAAGGTAGGGACCCCAGCGGTACACTGACCTGCACCCGTGTGCCCACGGAACTGCTGGATCTTGGCACCTGTGCTCCACTCCCAGCAGGCGATAGTGTTGT
It encodes:
- the LOC106562903 gene encoding F-box/WD repeat-containing protein 2 isoform X1, with translation MEKAAFEGWLESVSAYFLTLSDQQRNQSLDQLISLSGAVQLRHLSNGLEALLKRDFLRLLPLELTFYLLHWLDPQTLLTCCLVCKQWNKVISACTEVWQGVCQDLGWRIDDSIQDASHWKGIYLKAKLRMMQLKDQEAFETSSLIGHSARVYALYYKDGLLCTGSDDLSAKLWDVRTGQCIYGIQTHTCATVKFDEQKLVTGSFDNTIACWEWSTGAKIQQFRGHTGAARSLSLPLAVFSVDYKDDLDTLVSGSADFSVKVWSLSAGACLNTLTGHTEWVTKVILQKSEVESMVHCPGDYILLSADKYEIKVWPIGREINCKCLKTLSVSEDRSVCLQPRLQFDGRYVVCSSDLGVYQWDFASFDILRVIKTQDPANLSLLSFGEVFSLLFDTDFLYVMDLRTEKITGRWPLPAYRKSKRGSSFLPGVTSWLNGLDGRNDSGLVFATSMPDHSIHLVLWKENR
- the LOC106562903 gene encoding F-box/WD repeat-containing protein 2 isoform X2, with product MEKAAFEGWLESVSAYFLTLSDQQRNQSLDQLISLSGAVQLRHLSNGLEALLKRDFLRLLPLELTFYLLHWLDPQTLLTCCLVCKQWNKVISACTEVWQGVCQDLGWRIDDSIQDASHWKGIYLKAKLRMMQLKDQEAFETSSLIGHSARVYALYYKDGLLCTGSDDLSAKLWDVRTGQCIYGIQTHTCATVKFDEQKLVTGSFDNTIACWEWSTGAKIQQFRGHTGAVFSVDYKDDLDTLVSGSADFSVKVWSLSAGACLNTLTGHTEWVTKVILQKSEVESMVHCPGDYILLSADKYEIKVWPIGREINCKCLKTLSVSEDRSVCLQPRLQFDGRYVVCSSDLGVYQWDFASFDILRVIKTQDPANLSLLSFGEVFSLLFDTDFLYVMDLRTEKITGRWPLPAYRKSKRGSSFLPGVTSWLNGLDGRNDSGLVFATSMPDHSIHLVLWKENR